In the Leptotrichia sp. oral taxon 847 genome, one interval contains:
- a CDS encoding Type 1 glutamine amidotransferase-like domain-containing protein: MNKLFLTSYLAGTKNLVKEFLKDVPEKEITFVPTASNTEDYKGYVDEAKQAFLELGFSINILDISKTEKQKIENILKDTKILYVSGGNTFYLLQELKRKKILDAIKDKISNGMFYIGESAGAIITSKNIEYNQIMDNKEIAPDLDNYEAMNITGFYILPHNNEFPFVESTKETIKIYENKLNLLPISNSEAVLVNGKDFVVKNDNK; the protein is encoded by the coding sequence ATGAATAAATTATTTTTGACATCATATTTAGCAGGAACAAAAAATTTAGTGAAAGAATTTTTAAAAGATGTACCAGAAAAAGAAATTACGTTTGTTCCTACTGCCTCAAACACTGAAGATTATAAAGGATATGTAGACGAAGCTAAGCAGGCATTTTTGGAATTGGGATTTTCAATAAATATTTTAGATATTTCAAAAACAGAAAAACAAAAAATAGAAAATATATTGAAGGATACAAAAATTTTGTATGTATCAGGTGGAAATACATTTTATCTATTGCAGGAACTAAAACGTAAAAAAATTTTAGATGCTATTAAAGACAAAATTTCAAATGGAATGTTTTATATAGGAGAATCGGCTGGAGCGATTATTACTTCTAAAAATATAGAATACAATCAGATAATGGATAATAAGGAAATTGCTCCTGATTTAGATAATTATGAAGCAATGAATATTACAGGTTTTTATATTTTGCCACATAATAATGAATTTCCGTTTGTCGAAAGTACAAAAGAAACTATAAAAATTTATGAAAATAAATTAAATTTGCTTCCAATAAGCAATAGTGAGGCAGTTTTGGTAAATGGAAAAGATTTTGTTGTAAAAAATGATAACAAGTAA
- a CDS encoding Crp/Fnr family transcriptional regulator, with product MIKNFLKEIGDDMNIEDISQLLVKVPLFNGYSISSVTLFLKETEYQIKTYKKNETVFFRGDFITNVNILIKGTLIAEMQKFNGNSIVISHIKTSEILAPAFIFGEDNTFPVDLITLEEVKLLMIDRDKFFTLIQKNEKLLLNFIDEISNKSQYLSKRIWFNFVNKTIGEKVLSYIKKNSKNNKIKFSPNISSLAKKFDVTRPALSREISNLCKKNILKKVDKNTYLVNFDKFSQKNI from the coding sequence GTGATAAAAAATTTTTTAAAAGAAATTGGTGATGATATGAATATTGAAGATATTTCACAATTGCTTGTAAAAGTTCCACTATTTAATGGTTACAGTATTTCATCTGTCACTTTATTTTTAAAAGAAACTGAATATCAAATAAAAACTTATAAAAAAAATGAAACTGTATTTTTTCGTGGCGATTTTATTACGAATGTAAATATTTTAATAAAAGGAACACTCATAGCTGAAATGCAGAAATTTAATGGTAATTCAATTGTAATTAGTCATATCAAAACGAGCGAAATTTTGGCGCCAGCGTTTATTTTTGGAGAAGACAACACTTTTCCTGTTGATTTAATAACATTGGAAGAAGTAAAATTATTAATGATTGATCGAGATAAATTTTTTACTTTGATTCAAAAAAATGAAAAGTTACTTTTGAATTTTATTGATGAAATTTCAAATAAGAGTCAGTATCTATCTAAAAGAATTTGGTTTAATTTTGTAAATAAGACGATTGGTGAAAAAGTTTTAAGCTATATTAAAAAAAATTCTAAAAACAATAAAATAAAATTTTCTCCTAATATTTCTTCACTTGCAAAAAAGTTTGATGTAACACGTCCAGCTTTGTCGAGAGAAATTTCTAATTTATGCAAAAAAAATATATTAAAAAAAGTGGATAAAAATACTTATCTTGTAAATTTTGATAAATTTTCTCAAAAAAATATTTGA
- a CDS encoding YoaK family protein: MRRELKKIFFIRKKDSVQTFRLAALLCIVGGFLDAYTFTTRGKVLANAQTGNLVYLAINLAKRNYQKVFSYFVPIFVFALGILFSEYLKHIFTKYENFRWQHTAIIIQLIVMFFISFIPSNHLNMLVNVIISFIAALQYQGFRRIHGVNGATTMCTGNLRSGMEFLSLFIKTKDKVYFYDFLVYIGLISFFVIGATLCAVLVQFFKNYALLVCCVLQFIVFLVMFKQKI; this comes from the coding sequence ATGAGAAGAGAACTTAAGAAAATTTTTTTTATAAGAAAAAAAGATTCTGTGCAAACATTTAGGCTTGCTGCGCTGCTTTGCATTGTTGGGGGATTTTTAGACGCTTACACTTTTACTACAAGAGGAAAAGTTTTGGCAAATGCACAAACTGGAAATTTAGTTTACCTTGCCATAAATCTTGCCAAAAGAAATTATCAAAAAGTTTTTTCTTATTTTGTCCCAATTTTTGTCTTTGCGCTTGGAATCTTGTTTTCAGAATATTTAAAACATATATTTACAAAATATGAAAATTTTCGCTGGCAACACACTGCCATTATCATTCAGTTAATCGTAATGTTTTTTATTTCATTTATTCCATCAAATCACTTAAATATGCTGGTTAATGTGATAATTTCATTCATTGCTGCACTACAATATCAAGGTTTTAGAAGAATTCATGGAGTAAATGGTGCAACTACAATGTGCACGGGAAATTTGCGTTCTGGTATGGAATTTTTAAGTCTGTTTATAAAAACTAAAGATAAAGTATATTTTTATGATTTTTTAGTTTACATAGGACTAATTTCCTTTTTTGTAATCGGCGCAACTTTGTGTGCCGTTCTGGTTCAATTTTTTAAAAATTATGCTTTACTTGTATGCTGTGTCTTACAGTTTATCGTATTTTTAGTGATGTTCAAACAAAAAATTTAA
- a CDS encoding prolyl oligopeptidase family serine peptidase, which produces MKKSLMTAIFFLLAIGVVGNSAKKIDAKTRNFRKVSEKSVKLPNYDGVKKISIFVKGFESGPTVSKIILQMDDYRITGLDKNNWKVKTNGVERKVTNVYISDGKGEKAFDTGIVTLELENVFNQKTLKYEGSPFSYNIKKFFNEWAKEYVVEIDGKVTVDRKDYAINKKEDVINNRISNDTALFNYRSSFSGNYKNPITKKMENLKLEMAAYEPENLKKGEKKPLIIWLHGQGEGGDDPDIDILGTETSALAKEEIQKYFTTSGSDTKGAFVLAVQSPTYWMDEGDGTNGNGSGISRYTQILMDTIKEYVKHNPSVDTERIYLAGDSNGGYMTVNMIINYPDYFAAAVPICEAYAYYEYARNTDGTYKINDIEVSAGGENSAVSKFKETKKLWVTKEKIQKMKKTPVWFIATADDRIVTPQKFSLPTYRDLLKAGADNAWYSYYENVIGTDEPNSRFPGHFSWIYFLNNQVEGVQNRDKIKNSKDTKTFGFEPSNAGKGGNKKASLHGKIFKNVFEWMNFQKKVKRK; this is translated from the coding sequence ATGAAAAAAAGCTTAATGACTGCAATATTTTTTCTCTTAGCGATTGGAGTAGTCGGGAATAGTGCTAAAAAGATCGATGCGAAAACAAGAAATTTTAGGAAGGTAAGTGAAAAGTCCGTGAAATTACCGAATTATGATGGAGTAAAGAAAATCAGTATTTTTGTAAAAGGTTTTGAAAGTGGGCCTACCGTGAGTAAAATTATTTTGCAAATGGATGATTATCGAATTACTGGGCTTGATAAAAATAATTGGAAGGTCAAGACTAATGGAGTTGAGAGAAAGGTAACTAATGTATATATTTCAGATGGTAAGGGGGAAAAAGCCTTTGATACTGGAATTGTTACGCTTGAATTGGAAAATGTATTTAATCAGAAGACTTTGAAATATGAAGGATCGCCGTTTTCATATAATATTAAGAAATTTTTTAATGAATGGGCGAAAGAATATGTTGTAGAAATTGATGGAAAAGTTACTGTTGATAGGAAAGATTATGCGATTAATAAAAAGGAAGATGTAATTAATAATCGTATTTCAAATGATACAGCATTATTTAATTACAGAAGTTCATTTAGTGGAAATTACAAAAATCCGATTACTAAAAAGATGGAAAATTTGAAATTGGAAATGGCTGCATATGAGCCTGAAAATTTGAAAAAAGGTGAGAAAAAACCATTAATTATTTGGCTTCATGGACAAGGTGAAGGTGGAGATGATCCTGATATTGATATTTTGGGAACAGAAACTTCGGCACTTGCAAAAGAGGAAATTCAGAAATATTTTACTACGAGTGGAAGTGATACGAAGGGGGCATTTGTGCTAGCTGTGCAGTCGCCTACTTACTGGATGGATGAAGGTGACGGGACAAATGGTAATGGAAGTGGAATTTCACGATATACACAAATTTTGATGGATACGATTAAAGAATATGTGAAACATAATCCTTCTGTTGATACAGAAAGAATTTATCTTGCTGGAGATTCAAACGGCGGATATATGACAGTAAATATGATAATTAATTATCCAGACTATTTTGCAGCGGCTGTACCAATTTGTGAGGCGTATGCTTATTATGAATATGCGAGAAATACTGACGGAACTTATAAAATAAATGATATTGAAGTTTCTGCAGGCGGGGAAAATAGTGCAGTTTCAAAATTTAAAGAAACAAAGAAATTATGGGTAACAAAGGAAAAAATTCAAAAAATGAAAAAAACACCAGTTTGGTTTATTGCAACGGCAGATGATAGAATTGTAACGCCACAAAAGTTCTCACTTCCAACATACAGAGATTTATTGAAGGCCGGAGCGGATAATGCGTGGTATTCATACTATGAAAATGTGATAGGAACAGATGAGCCAAATTCTAGATTTCCAGGGCATTTTTCGTGGATATATTTTTTAAATAATCAAGTAGAAGGAGTGCAAAATAGAGATAAAATAAAAAATTCTAAAGATACCAAAACTTTTGGATTTGAGCCAAGTAACGCTGGAAAAGGTGGAAACAAGAAAGCTAGTTTACATGGAAAAATATTTAAAAACGTGTTTGAATGGATGAATTTTCAGAAGAAAGTCAAAAGAAAATAA
- a CDS encoding NAD(P)H-dependent flavin oxidoreductase — MAKKELKGIKIGKYEIEKPIVQGGMGVGISWDRLAGNVAKNGCLGTISSICTGYYQNMRFVKRQVDGRPVGTENTYNREALIEIFKNARKICGDRPLACNILHAINDYARVVGDALEAGANIIVTGAGLPLELPKLVKDYPDVEIVPIVSSARALKIICKKWKAAGKMPGAVIAEGPKSGGHQGAKYSELFAPEHQLEAILPPIKEERDKWGDFPIIAAGGIWNNEDIHKVMELGADAVQMGTRFIGTYECDASENFKQNLINANEEDIVIVSSPVGYPGRAVKTNLIKTLEPNTNKIKCISNCIFPCEHGKGANKVGYCIANSLGDAYLGKLQSGLFFTGANGYRLKEIVHVKDLIEELMTGIQTSKNI, encoded by the coding sequence ATGGCTAAAAAAGAATTAAAAGGAATTAAAATAGGAAAATATGAAATTGAAAAACCGATTGTTCAAGGTGGAATGGGAGTTGGAATTAGCTGGGACAGACTTGCTGGAAATGTAGCCAAAAATGGCTGTCTTGGCACGATAAGTTCAATTTGTACAGGATATTACCAGAATATGAGATTTGTAAAAAGACAAGTAGATGGAAGACCAGTTGGGACAGAAAATACTTACAACAGAGAAGCTCTTATCGAAATATTTAAGAATGCAAGAAAAATTTGTGGCGATAGGCCTCTAGCTTGTAACATTTTACACGCAATCAACGACTACGCAAGAGTTGTAGGTGACGCACTGGAAGCTGGAGCAAATATTATTGTAACGGGAGCAGGACTTCCGCTAGAGCTTCCAAAACTTGTAAAAGATTATCCAGACGTAGAAATAGTGCCGATAGTCTCATCAGCAAGAGCGCTAAAAATAATCTGTAAAAAATGGAAAGCTGCTGGAAAAATGCCTGGAGCAGTAATCGCAGAAGGTCCTAAAAGTGGAGGACACCAAGGAGCTAAATATTCCGAATTATTTGCACCAGAACATCAATTAGAAGCAATTTTACCACCAATAAAAGAAGAAAGAGACAAATGGGGTGATTTTCCAATAATTGCAGCAGGCGGAATTTGGAACAACGAAGATATTCATAAAGTGATGGAATTAGGAGCAGATGCTGTTCAAATGGGTACAAGATTTATAGGTACATACGAATGCGATGCAAGTGAAAATTTTAAGCAAAATTTAATTAATGCAAACGAAGAAGACATCGTAATTGTAAGCTCTCCTGTTGGTTATCCTGGAAGAGCAGTAAAAACAAACTTGATAAAAACTTTGGAACCTAATACTAACAAAATAAAATGTATAAGTAATTGTATCTTTCCTTGTGAACATGGAAAAGGTGCAAACAAAGTGGGGTACTGTATTGCAAACAGCTTAGGAGATGCTTACTTAGGTAAACTTCAAAGCGGACTATTTTTTACAGGAGCAAATGGATATAGATTAAAAGAGATAGTTCATGTTAAAGATTTAATTGAAGAATTGATGACAGGTATTCAGACTTCTAAAAATATTTAA
- a CDS encoding response regulator transcription factor has translation MYNVLIADDNRQIVSIISQYCKKNNFIVSTVFDGESALSEVRNNKFDIVLLDVMMPKKDGFEVCREIRSFSNVPIIMITARGEDYEKIMGLEIGADDYIVKPFSPGEIIARIHAILRRLSPKENQDKKLFKYDNLEIDLDNFTVKIEDEKILLTKKEIEIFWTLATNQNKVFTRENLLDLLWGFDYFGDSRTVDTHIKRLRSKIDNYDHSNWNIKTIWGVGYKFEILE, from the coding sequence ATGTATAATGTGTTAATTGCAGATGACAATAGACAAATTGTTTCGATAATTTCACAGTATTGTAAAAAAAATAATTTTATTGTATCAACTGTCTTTGATGGAGAAAGTGCATTAAGTGAAGTTAGAAATAATAAATTTGATATAGTTTTGCTGGATGTCATGATGCCTAAAAAAGATGGTTTTGAAGTTTGTCGTGAAATAAGAAGTTTTTCAAATGTGCCGATTATTATGATTACTGCTCGTGGAGAAGACTATGAAAAAATAATGGGACTGGAAATTGGAGCGGATGATTACATTGTAAAGCCATTTTCACCGGGAGAAATAATTGCTAGAATACATGCAATTTTAAGAAGATTGTCTCCAAAAGAAAATCAGGATAAAAAATTATTCAAATACGATAATTTAGAAATTGACTTGGACAATTTTACTGTAAAAATTGAAGATGAGAAAATTTTACTAACAAAAAAAGAAATAGAAATCTTTTGGACACTCGCAACAAATCAAAACAAAGTTTTCACAAGGGAAAATTTACTGGATTTACTGTGGGGATTTGATTATTTTGGCGATAGCAGAACAGTTGATACTCATATAAAAAGGCTTCGCTCCAAAATAGATAATTACGATCATTCAAATTGGAATATCAAAACCATTTGGGGAGTCGGATATAAATTTGAAATTTTGGAGTAA
- the aroA gene encoding 3-phosphoshikimate 1-carboxyvinyltransferase yields MKIKIKPSTLNGTIEIPPSKSYSHRAVIAAALAEGGKKSKIDNLKFSVDITTTTDIMENWGAEIERFENALEIIGNGGKVVPKDKYVQCNESGSTIRFLIPIGITNENELIFDGKGKLVDRPLDSYYRIFDKQGIFYKNENGKLPLTVNGKLKAGNFEIDGNISSQFITGLLHALPLLDGDSKLTINKNLESKGYIDLTLEILKLAGIEIVNNDYKSFDIKGNQIYKPFDYTVEGDYSQVAFWIVAGIISANKDNEVKCLHVNKNSLQGDREIIEIVERMGANIEIFDDYVIVKPSKTKGTVIDISQCPDIAPILTVLGALSEGETRIINGERLRIKESDRITSIKTELNKLGANVTEEGDNLIIQGVEGFAGGVTVNAWNDHRIAMSLAIASTRCEKEIILEEAESVRKSYPHFWDDFVKMGGEIEKDC; encoded by the coding sequence ATGAAAATAAAAATAAAACCAAGCACCTTAAACGGTACAATAGAAATCCCACCATCAAAAAGTTATTCGCATAGAGCGGTGATTGCAGCGGCATTAGCTGAAGGTGGGAAGAAGTCAAAAATTGATAATTTAAAGTTTTCAGTAGACATTACAACAACAACGGATATTATGGAAAACTGGGGAGCAGAAATAGAGCGTTTTGAAAATGCTCTTGAAATTATCGGAAATGGCGGAAAAGTTGTTCCAAAGGATAAGTATGTGCAATGCAATGAGTCGGGATCTACAATCAGGTTTTTGATACCGATTGGAATTACGAATGAAAATGAGCTGATTTTCGATGGAAAGGGGAAGCTGGTGGACAGACCGCTTGACTCGTATTATAGGATTTTTGATAAACAGGGCATTTTTTATAAAAATGAGAATGGGAAATTGCCACTTACAGTGAATGGAAAATTGAAGGCGGGAAATTTTGAAATTGACGGGAATATAAGTTCACAATTTATTACAGGACTTTTGCATGCTTTGCCACTCTTGGATGGGGATTCAAAGTTGACTATTAATAAAAATCTGGAGTCAAAGGGATATATTGATTTGACATTGGAAATATTGAAACTGGCAGGAATTGAGATTGTGAACAATGACTATAAGAGTTTCGATATAAAGGGAAATCAGATTTATAAGCCGTTTGATTATACTGTTGAGGGAGATTATTCGCAAGTGGCGTTCTGGATTGTGGCTGGAATAATTTCTGCAAACAAGGATAATGAAGTGAAATGCCTGCATGTGAATAAGAACTCGCTGCAAGGCGACAGGGAAATAATAGAAATTGTTGAAAGAATGGGTGCAAATATTGAAATTTTCGATGATTATGTAATTGTAAAGCCTTCTAAAACTAAAGGAACAGTAATCGATATTTCGCAATGTCCTGATATTGCACCGATTTTGACGGTATTAGGGGCCTTGAGTGAAGGGGAAACTAGGATTATTAATGGAGAAAGACTTAGAATAAAGGAGTCGGATAGAATAACTTCGATAAAGACGGAATTGAATAAACTTGGAGCGAATGTGACTGAAGAAGGGGACAATTTAATTATTCAAGGTGTAGAAGGATTTGCAGGCGGAGTTACAGTAAATGCTTGGAATGATCATAGAATTGCAATGTCGCTTGCAATCGCTTCAACAAGATGCGAAAAGGAAATAATTCTGGAAGAGGCTGAAAGTGTCAGAAAATCTTATCCTCATTTCTGGGATGATTTTGTGAAAATGGGTGGAGAAATAGAGAAAGATTGTTAA
- a CDS encoding peptidase yields MKLNCKKKLYFGLMVLFLSGMTFSTISVAKTVNKSKISKSILADNAIVNVKSYGFVDLEGAKTSAIIVEYNQNIKSDSVDKNDYEITDYAIYSEKKDGFEKTVEIDRDGTKGNEGQITKVYVNDKPEISKNGGTKEGKYVIIEVNTDYMLAGQNLSYTSTMMVGVKQIGEVAGKNGKIAAGTREISNYTLEDKQQTRPTGETVKQSIITADKNKIILPEFDKNSGWKINYIGNGGFKATKAYSEYAGKYENFELPYAIYIPNKEVLEKNKGNISVVLHMEHAGANDTDPMASLTSTKAAAKMASKELQEKHPAIIIVPQVEENRRSTNDVVSSSEENPAIWELLDSVLKEYKGYINESRIYGTGQSMGGMLLLDMAAQRDNFFAGVAILGSQWSNNYNKDFQNNGAPARSPQNDSISFNGFGLDKKNYQNWYYMISDDNILVHTASNDLMATSLWKTIQEYFKAAGVEIAHDEWDPYLSVEEQNKIDKKMTTHDNTKPGTGINWGEFSKGSHMSTWKYGYQIDYPFEWLFEQRRETAQARGKVEQLKNKWLGRDKNGNIKKGSGTAELNTAQYTPNGKSDIYTEDWKPYIIVSKLISDIPNAEKIVLNKRTGEKYTKKSYVEMVRKLYNLLSKEEKTKVKNYKDLVKAEK; encoded by the coding sequence ATGAAATTAAATTGTAAAAAGAAACTATATTTTGGACTGATGGTCTTATTTTTATCAGGAATGACATTTAGTACTATTTCTGTTGCAAAAACTGTGAATAAAAGTAAAATATCAAAATCAATTTTAGCTGATAATGCAATTGTTAATGTTAAATCTTATGGATTTGTAGATTTGGAAGGTGCGAAAACTTCGGCGATTATTGTTGAGTATAATCAGAATATTAAGTCAGATTCTGTGGATAAAAATGATTATGAGATTACAGATTATGCGATTTATAGCGAGAAAAAAGATGGCTTTGAGAAAACTGTGGAAATTGATAGAGATGGTACGAAAGGGAATGAAGGACAAATCACAAAAGTTTATGTTAACGATAAGCCAGAAATTTCTAAAAATGGTGGCACTAAAGAAGGAAAATATGTAATAATTGAAGTGAATACAGATTATATGCTTGCTGGACAAAATTTATCCTATACAAGTACAATGATGGTTGGTGTGAAACAAATTGGAGAAGTTGCTGGGAAAAATGGGAAAATTGCTGCTGGAACTAGAGAAATCTCAAATTATACTTTGGAAGATAAACAGCAAACTAGACCAACAGGTGAAACAGTTAAGCAGAGTATTATTACAGCAGATAAAAATAAAATTATCTTGCCAGAATTTGACAAAAATAGTGGTTGGAAAATAAACTATATTGGAAATGGAGGATTTAAGGCAACTAAGGCATATAGTGAATATGCTGGGAAATATGAGAATTTTGAGTTACCTTATGCAATTTATATTCCAAATAAAGAAGTTTTAGAAAAGAATAAAGGAAATATCTCGGTTGTACTTCATATGGAACACGCAGGAGCAAATGATACTGATCCAATGGCTTCGCTGACTTCTACAAAAGCGGCTGCAAAAATGGCAAGTAAAGAACTTCAAGAGAAACATCCAGCAATAATCATTGTTCCACAAGTTGAAGAAAATCGTCGTTCTACTAATGATGTTGTTTCTTCGAGTGAAGAAAATCCAGCAATTTGGGAACTTTTGGATTCTGTTTTGAAGGAATATAAAGGATATATTAATGAAAGCCGTATTTATGGGACTGGGCAATCTATGGGAGGAATGCTTCTTTTAGATATGGCGGCACAAAGAGATAATTTTTTTGCGGGAGTGGCAATTTTAGGCTCTCAATGGTCTAATAATTATAATAAAGATTTTCAAAATAATGGTGCGCCAGCTCGTTCACCACAAAATGATTCGATTAGTTTTAATGGATTTGGACTTGATAAAAAGAATTATCAAAATTGGTATTATATGATTTCTGATGATAATATATTGGTTCATACAGCTTCAAATGATTTGATGGCAACAAGTTTGTGGAAAACGATTCAGGAATATTTTAAGGCTGCAGGAGTTGAAATTGCTCATGACGAATGGGATCCTTATCTTTCTGTTGAAGAGCAAAATAAAATTGATAAAAAAATGACAACCCATGATAATACAAAACCAGGTACTGGAATTAACTGGGGAGAATTTAGCAAGGGGTCACATATGTCAACTTGGAAATATGGGTATCAAATAGATTATCCTTTTGAGTGGCTATTTGAGCAAAGACGGGAAACTGCTCAAGCTCGTGGAAAAGTGGAACAGTTAAAAAATAAATGGCTTGGTCGTGATAAAAATGGAAATATTAAAAAAGGATCTGGGACTGCTGAATTGAACACAGCTCAATATACTCCTAATGGAAAAAGTGATATTTACACAGAAGATTGGAAACCTTATATTATTGTGAGTAAATTGATAAGTGATATTCCGAACGCTGAAAAAATAGTATTGAATAAGAGAACTGGCGAAAAATATACGAAAAAATCATATGTGGAAATGGTTCGTAAATTATATAATTTACTTTCAAAAGAAGAAAAAACAAAAGTTAAAAATTATAAAGATTTAGTAAAGGCTGAAAAATAG
- the aroC gene encoding chorismate synthase: MAANFGKNYKISIFGESHGNALGVNIDGIPAGTELDLEFLSQEMRRRAPGRSKLTTPRVEKDEFEILSGFFDEKTTGTPLAMIIRNSNQRSKDYSELKRKPRPGHADWSGFNRYNGFNDIRGSGHFSGRITASLVFAGAIAKQILKEQGILIAAHIKSVKNIEDRDFVESDITEENIEKLRNMTLPVLNEKIVEKIEKAVEKTREEKNSLGGIVELMVTGLPAGIGDPYFESMESELSRMIFSVPATKGIEFGAGFGITEMTGYEANDEMYFDENGEIKSFTNNNGGIIGGITTGMPISFKVAIKPTASIEKAQKTVNLETKKNDILEVHGRHDPIIVPRAVPVLEAATAIVILDRVLEARKYRL, encoded by the coding sequence ATGGCAGCAAATTTTGGAAAAAATTATAAAATTTCGATTTTTGGAGAATCGCATGGAAATGCATTGGGAGTAAATATTGACGGAATTCCGGCAGGAACGGAGCTGGATTTGGAATTTCTCTCGCAGGAAATGAGAAGAAGAGCGCCTGGAAGATCTAAATTGACAACACCTAGAGTGGAAAAGGATGAATTTGAGATTTTGAGTGGATTTTTTGATGAAAAAACGACAGGAACACCACTTGCGATGATTATCAGAAATTCAAATCAGCGTTCAAAGGATTACAGCGAATTAAAAAGAAAGCCAAGACCGGGACATGCAGATTGGAGCGGATTTAATAGATATAACGGATTTAATGATATTCGTGGAAGCGGACATTTTTCAGGGAGAATAACGGCTTCATTGGTATTTGCTGGAGCAATTGCAAAACAGATTTTGAAGGAGCAAGGGATTTTAATTGCAGCACATATTAAATCGGTAAAGAATATTGAAGATAGAGATTTTGTGGAAAGCGATATTACAGAGGAAAATATTGAGAAACTTAGAAATATGACTTTGCCTGTCTTGAATGAAAAAATTGTGGAAAAAATTGAGAAGGCTGTAGAAAAAACTAGGGAAGAAAAAAATTCACTTGGTGGAATTGTGGAACTTATGGTTACAGGACTTCCTGCGGGAATAGGAGATCCATATTTTGAGTCAATGGAAAGTGAGCTTTCGAGAATGATTTTCTCGGTGCCGGCTACAAAAGGAATAGAGTTTGGGGCAGGCTTTGGAATTACAGAAATGACAGGGTACGAAGCAAATGATGAGATGTATTTTGATGAAAATGGAGAAATAAAATCATTTACAAATAATAACGGTGGAATTATAGGTGGAATAACGACTGGAATGCCAATTTCATTTAAAGTGGCGATAAAACCGACGGCTTCAATTGAAAAAGCACAAAAAACTGTGAATCTTGAAACTAAGAAAAATGATATTTTGGAAGTTCATGGAAGACATGATCCAATAATAGTACCGAGAGCAGTGCCAGTATTGGAGGCGGCTACGGCGATTGTAATTTTGGATAGAGTTTTGGAAGCTAGGAAATATCGATTGTAA